Proteins co-encoded in one Arthrobacter sp. ERGS1:01 genomic window:
- a CDS encoding NPCBM/NEW2 domain-containing protein: MSRSALHTRGTAILGAALAVLVAGVGLVGMAPVERAVAAVPVSTSIAVNGSGSGLAFDGVGAISGGGGNSRLLIDYPEPQRTQILDYLFKPGYGAGLQILKVEIGGDTNSTDGAEASFQHSKGAVDCNQGYQWWMMAEAKKRNPDLKFSALAWGAPGWVGGGNFWSQDMIDYLMGWLGCADSHGFTIDTLGGWNERGFDKDWYKNLHATLRAKGYATKVVGDDTGWGVADAMKTDREFAAAIDIIGTHYPCGYLGAYTSCPSTPNAQSSGKPLWATEGGSQDFNTGAAPVARAINRGYLDGRMTSYMNWPLIGAMYPNLYFSTDGMAVANQPWSGAYSIGKTSWVTAHTTQFTKPGWHYIDSAGGYLGGDRGNGSYVTLKSPNNVDFSTIIETMDATAEQTASFTVSGGLSTGTVKVWATNVNSTDTKDYFVHTQDVTPSNGKFTLTLQPGFVYSVTTTTGQGKGAGVSPDRADLGLPYSDNFETPAGSTSPKYFTDMNGAFARVDCGAGRTGKCVRQMAPISPIRWTDEPYNAPYTFLGDQTWANYTVSVDTMMEQNGSVELLGRLNQQNRNNNGLNAYHMRVGSNGDWSILKSDSKWTFTTLASGTVAPLGTNTWHNIAFELQGTTLSAKIDGVTVGSATDGQYDFGQAGMGVVGFQTQQFDNFSVIEGKPDTNTPVAPTTDSYASELKWIGTPTNGWGPVEKDSANGEQAPNDGPPLTLDGKTYAKGLGAHANSSIKFFAGGKCTALTADIGVDYFKKDGGSVVFSVLGDGTELYKSDVRHGSSPALPINVDLKGAKYVDLVVEDAGDGNGNDWADWADAMFHCSGEAAPLVLTPVVNPGGPIGQGSEYIVSVGDLKPGTEATFSLGATVLGTATADVAGVATLKRTLPVDAAVGTATINVAGTDRNGKAATGYVVISIVGGLPPAPAKDSYASDLPFVGTPANEWGPVERDMNNGEDAAGDGTPITIDTKVYAKGLGTHADSSIRYYLGGQCTNFSAIVGIDDAKLTKAHRGNVVFTVVGDGKTLATSPQLTVDSDGYKFNVDVTGVRYIDLDVAKIKVISFGDEWADWADAKFSCSTTVPTATPTATPSTTPSATPSATPSASASATPSGAPSATPTAKPSATPSAGTTPSAGPANTVSGSVSSASMAPGGKLTITGKNFKPGTKATFTLHSEPILLGTSVAAADGTASLTTTLPANVPAGKHTVVIAGTSAGGKPVDLGIALTVTSAVAGQPASAVAATTAATTDGLASTGANGALPILAFALLAVFAGAATVLVRRRRSHG; this comes from the coding sequence GTGAGCCGGAGTGCCCTCCACACTCGCGGCACAGCCATTCTGGGGGCGGCTCTTGCTGTATTGGTGGCCGGCGTGGGGTTGGTGGGGATGGCTCCCGTGGAGCGGGCAGTTGCCGCCGTGCCAGTCTCCACCTCCATCGCCGTAAATGGTTCGGGGTCAGGCCTTGCCTTCGACGGTGTCGGCGCAATTTCCGGTGGTGGCGGCAACTCCCGGCTGCTGATCGACTATCCGGAGCCGCAGCGCACCCAGATCTTGGATTACCTGTTCAAGCCCGGCTACGGTGCCGGGCTGCAAATCCTGAAGGTCGAGATCGGTGGCGACACAAACTCCACCGATGGCGCCGAGGCGAGCTTCCAGCACTCCAAGGGTGCCGTTGACTGCAACCAGGGCTACCAGTGGTGGATGATGGCAGAGGCGAAAAAGCGCAATCCCGACCTCAAATTCTCTGCCCTGGCCTGGGGTGCCCCGGGCTGGGTAGGCGGCGGCAACTTCTGGTCCCAGGACATGATCGACTACCTCATGGGCTGGCTCGGCTGCGCCGACAGCCATGGATTCACGATCGACACCTTGGGCGGATGGAACGAACGCGGATTCGACAAAGACTGGTACAAGAACCTGCATGCGACCCTCCGGGCAAAGGGCTACGCAACCAAGGTGGTCGGCGATGACACCGGTTGGGGCGTTGCCGACGCCATGAAGACGGACCGGGAGTTCGCCGCGGCCATCGACATCATCGGCACGCACTATCCGTGCGGCTACCTGGGGGCCTATACCTCGTGTCCCAGCACGCCGAACGCTCAGAGTTCCGGGAAACCCTTGTGGGCAACGGAAGGCGGATCCCAGGACTTCAATACCGGGGCCGCGCCGGTTGCTCGGGCCATCAATCGTGGATACCTCGACGGACGCATGACCTCGTACATGAATTGGCCGCTCATCGGGGCAATGTATCCAAACCTGTACTTCTCAACCGACGGCATGGCAGTGGCAAACCAGCCGTGGTCCGGCGCCTACAGCATCGGCAAGACAAGCTGGGTCACGGCGCACACCACGCAGTTCACCAAGCCCGGCTGGCACTACATTGATTCAGCCGGCGGGTATCTTGGCGGCGACCGGGGCAACGGTAGCTACGTGACGCTGAAATCGCCTAACAACGTCGACTTCAGCACCATCATCGAGACCATGGACGCCACTGCCGAACAAACGGCCTCGTTCACGGTTTCCGGCGGCCTGTCCACGGGGACGGTCAAGGTCTGGGCCACGAACGTAAATTCCACCGACACCAAGGATTACTTCGTCCACACCCAGGACGTCACGCCGTCGAACGGCAAGTTCACCCTGACGCTACAGCCCGGATTCGTCTACAGCGTGACAACCACCACCGGCCAGGGCAAGGGTGCGGGCGTCTCGCCGGACCGCGCAGACCTGGGCCTGCCCTACTCGGACAACTTTGAAACCCCCGCGGGCAGCACCTCCCCGAAGTACTTCACGGACATGAACGGCGCCTTTGCCCGCGTGGACTGTGGCGCCGGCCGAACGGGAAAGTGCGTGCGCCAGATGGCGCCGATATCGCCGATCCGCTGGACCGACGAGCCCTACAATGCGCCGTATACCTTCCTCGGTGACCAGACGTGGGCCAACTACACGGTCAGCGTTGACACCATGATGGAACAGAACGGATCGGTGGAACTCCTGGGGCGCCTGAACCAGCAGAACCGTAACAACAACGGCCTCAATGCCTACCACATGCGGGTCGGCAGCAATGGTGATTGGTCCATCCTCAAGAGTGATTCCAAGTGGACCTTCACCACGCTGGCCAGCGGTACCGTGGCGCCCCTCGGCACCAATACCTGGCACAACATTGCCTTCGAACTTCAGGGCACCACGTTGTCCGCAAAGATCGACGGCGTGACTGTCGGGAGCGCTACCGACGGCCAGTATGACTTCGGCCAGGCCGGGATGGGCGTGGTGGGCTTCCAGACCCAGCAGTTCGACAACTTCTCGGTCATTGAGGGGAAGCCGGACACCAATACGCCGGTGGCACCCACAACGGACAGCTACGCGTCCGAGCTGAAGTGGATCGGCACTCCCACCAACGGGTGGGGTCCGGTTGAAAAGGATAGCGCCAATGGAGAGCAGGCTCCCAACGACGGGCCGCCGCTGACACTCGATGGCAAGACCTACGCCAAGGGCCTGGGAGCGCACGCAAACTCCAGCATCAAGTTCTTTGCCGGCGGAAAGTGCACCGCGCTGACCGCCGATATCGGCGTTGACTACTTCAAGAAGGACGGCGGTTCGGTGGTCTTCTCCGTCCTGGGCGATGGCACGGAACTGTATAAGTCCGATGTTCGGCATGGCTCCTCACCGGCGCTGCCCATCAACGTCGACCTGAAGGGCGCTAAGTACGTGGATCTGGTGGTTGAAGATGCCGGCGATGGAAACGGCAATGACTGGGCCGACTGGGCGGACGCCATGTTCCATTGTTCAGGCGAGGCCGCGCCACTTGTCCTGACCCCCGTGGTCAACCCGGGCGGCCCGATTGGGCAGGGGAGCGAGTACATTGTCTCGGTGGGCGATCTGAAGCCCGGCACGGAAGCCACGTTCTCCCTCGGCGCCACGGTGCTGGGCACGGCAACGGCCGACGTCGCGGGAGTGGCAACCCTGAAGCGCACACTGCCTGTGGATGCGGCCGTGGGCACTGCAACCATCAACGTGGCAGGCACCGACAGAAACGGAAAAGCAGCCACCGGCTACGTCGTCATCAGCATAGTTGGCGGACTTCCGCCGGCACCCGCGAAGGACAGCTACGCCAGCGACCTGCCATTTGTTGGCACCCCTGCCAATGAGTGGGGTCCTGTCGAACGCGACATGAACAACGGTGAGGATGCCGCCGGCGACGGAACACCGATCACGATCGACACCAAGGTCTACGCGAAGGGTCTCGGCACCCATGCCGACTCCAGCATCCGCTACTACCTGGGCGGTCAGTGCACCAACTTCAGCGCAATTGTTGGCATTGACGACGCGAAGCTGACCAAGGCGCACCGCGGCAACGTCGTGTTCACGGTTGTGGGCGACGGGAAGACCCTTGCCACCTCACCGCAGCTGACGGTCGACAGCGATGGTTACAAGTTCAACGTCGATGTCACGGGTGTCCGCTACATCGACCTGGACGTTGCCAAGATCAAGGTCATCTCCTTCGGTGACGAGTGGGCGGACTGGGCAGACGCGAAGTTCAGCTGCAGCACAACGGTTCCGACGGCCACCCCGACAGCAACACCGAGCACGACGCCGTCGGCCACGCCTTCAGCCACACCCAGCGCTTCGGCATCGGCAACGCCGTCAGGAGCACCGTCTGCAACACCGACTGCCAAGCCCTCGGCAACACCAAGCGCCGGCACGACGCCGTCGGCCGGTCCCGCCAACACCGTCAGTGGCAGCGTCAGCTCAGCATCGATGGCACCGGGCGGGAAGCTGACAATTACGGGGAAGAACTTCAAGCCCGGGACCAAGGCAACGTTCACGCTGCACTCCGAGCCGATCCTGTTGGGCACCTCGGTGGCGGCGGCCGACGGCACGGCTTCATTGACCACCACGCTGCCCGCCAACGTACCCGCCGGCAAGCACACGGTTGTCATTGCCGGTACCAGCGCCGGGGGCAAGCCAGTGGACCTCGGTATCGCACTGACAGTCACAAGCGCCGTTGCCGGCCAGCCCGCCAGTGCGGTAGCTGCCACGACTGCGGCAACAACAGATGGCCTGGCAAGCACGGGCGCCAACGGGGCCTTGCCGATCCTGGCCTTCGCATTGCTGGCCGTATTTGCAGGTGCGGCAACCGTATTGGTTCGCCGCCGCCGCAGCCACGGCTAA
- a CDS encoding tetratricopeptide repeat protein — MGDAPFGHAWVAALTDGDGPYIELMAGVFTDNQPDFSFLAPGETKTFSQFWYPIQQIGPVHQATTQLAVSLHATVSGDVTAVDLGVAAAEQLPASVVELHTAGGELLHSRALDLTPGAPLVHTLQLGRRLEPSELVLTVRQGDAELIRWQPRTRTNTDGEVADAATEPPAPEDVGSVDELFYIGQYLRQYRHATRLPEPYWREALRRDPGEVRSNIALADSALRTGELAEAETLLRTAISRIAAYASNPADGEAHYRLGILLTRTGRDAEAESYLAKASWNAAWRVPARFALARLKARAGRYDGAAAELREVLTLDGAHLQAADLLVRVLREQGRHAEAERHLADTLQRDPLDQWARELAELPLTADAPTLLDVAIDYAHSGFSDDALRVLDLAAAAAGHNALGQVQVAPLVHYHRAMLLDAAGRPEEGRAARTRAHQVDRALCQPSRTADIDALRSALDHGDDALAAMLLGNWHYDKRRYVEAIRLWQRAETGLLAADPGAQDRESLVIVLRNLGIAAHNVLGDGAHALEYFERARALAPEDAKLLFEFDQLAARLNATEEVRLECLEEHQALVESRDDLSVVYAGLLTAADRADDARNWLLSRVFQPWEGGEGQALAAWDAANIALAEHSLAAGDAVAALRWLDSAIASPASLGEARHPLANSARLQLLRGDTLAALGRAPEAAAAWEHAASFRGDFQAMNVQSYSEQSCFSVLALRRLGRGAESVLLTDGLAAYIAELAVAPATIDYFATSLPTMLLFNEDPQEGRDRLVARLREQLGDLCGQPA, encoded by the coding sequence ATGGGGGACGCCCCGTTCGGCCATGCCTGGGTCGCAGCCCTGACCGACGGCGATGGCCCGTACATTGAACTCATGGCCGGTGTGTTTACCGACAACCAGCCCGACTTTTCCTTCCTGGCCCCGGGGGAGACCAAGACGTTTAGCCAGTTCTGGTACCCCATCCAGCAGATCGGCCCCGTGCACCAGGCCACCACCCAGCTGGCCGTGAGCCTCCACGCCACCGTGTCGGGCGACGTCACCGCCGTCGATCTCGGGGTGGCCGCGGCAGAGCAACTGCCCGCCAGCGTCGTCGAACTCCACACGGCCGGCGGCGAGCTGCTCCATTCCCGGGCCCTGGACCTCACCCCCGGCGCTCCGCTCGTGCACACGCTGCAGCTGGGGCGCCGCCTCGAGCCGAGCGAACTGGTGCTGACCGTGCGCCAGGGGGATGCCGAGCTGATCCGCTGGCAGCCGCGCACCCGCACGAACACCGACGGCGAGGTGGCAGACGCCGCCACCGAACCGCCCGCGCCGGAGGATGTCGGTTCGGTGGACGAACTGTTCTACATCGGCCAGTACCTGCGCCAGTACCGCCACGCGACCCGCCTGCCCGAACCGTACTGGCGCGAGGCCCTGCGCCGGGACCCCGGTGAGGTGCGCTCCAACATCGCGCTGGCCGATAGCGCCCTGCGGACGGGAGAGCTGGCGGAAGCCGAGACCCTGTTGCGCACTGCAATCTCGCGGATCGCGGCATACGCCTCGAACCCGGCCGACGGCGAGGCGCACTACCGCCTGGGCATCCTCCTCACCCGCACGGGCCGCGACGCCGAGGCCGAAAGTTACCTCGCGAAGGCAAGTTGGAATGCGGCCTGGCGCGTGCCGGCCAGGTTCGCCCTGGCCCGCCTCAAGGCCCGTGCCGGCCGCTACGACGGCGCCGCGGCCGAGCTGCGCGAGGTCCTCACGCTCGACGGCGCCCACCTGCAGGCGGCCGACCTATTGGTCCGGGTGCTGCGGGAACAGGGCCGGCACGCCGAGGCGGAGCGGCATCTGGCGGACACCCTGCAACGCGACCCGCTGGACCAATGGGCCCGTGAGCTGGCCGAGCTGCCCCTAACGGCTGATGCACCCACCCTGCTGGACGTCGCCATCGACTATGCCCATTCCGGATTCTCCGACGACGCCCTGCGCGTGTTGGATCTCGCCGCCGCGGCGGCCGGGCACAACGCCCTGGGCCAGGTGCAGGTGGCCCCTCTGGTGCACTACCACCGGGCCATGCTGCTCGACGCCGCCGGCCGGCCGGAGGAAGGCCGGGCGGCTCGCACCCGGGCACACCAGGTGGACCGCGCGCTGTGCCAGCCCTCCCGCACGGCCGACATCGACGCCCTCCGGAGCGCCCTGGACCACGGCGACGACGCACTGGCCGCCATGCTGCTGGGCAATTGGCACTACGACAAACGCCGCTACGTTGAGGCGATCCGGCTGTGGCAGCGGGCCGAAACCGGACTGCTCGCCGCGGACCCCGGCGCCCAGGATCGAGAGTCCCTGGTGATTGTGCTGCGCAATCTCGGCATCGCCGCACACAATGTGCTCGGCGACGGCGCCCATGCCCTCGAATACTTCGAACGCGCACGAGCCCTGGCGCCGGAGGACGCCAAGCTCCTGTTCGAGTTTGACCAGCTCGCCGCCCGGCTCAACGCCACGGAAGAGGTGCGGTTGGAATGCCTCGAAGAGCACCAGGCCCTCGTCGAATCCCGGGATGACCTCAGCGTTGTCTACGCCGGCCTGCTCACCGCCGCCGACCGCGCCGATGACGCCCGCAATTGGCTGCTTTCCCGCGTCTTCCAGCCCTGGGAAGGCGGCGAGGGCCAGGCGCTTGCTGCCTGGGACGCCGCGAACATTGCCCTCGCCGAACACTCCCTGGCGGCCGGGGACGCCGTGGCCGCGCTGCGTTGGCTGGACTCGGCCATCGCCAGCCCCGCGTCGCTGGGCGAGGCCCGGCACCCGCTGGCCAACTCGGCGCGGCTGCAACTGCTGCGCGGTGACACGCTCGCGGCACTGGGGCGCGCACCTGAGGCGGCCGCGGCTTGGGAGCACGCGGCGTCGTTCCGCGGTGATTTCCAAGCCATGAACGTCCAAAGCTACAGCGAGCAAAGCTGTTTCTCGGTGCTCGCCCTGCGGCGCCTGGGCCGGGGGGCGGAGTCGGTGCTGCTGACCGACGGTTTGGCCGCGTACATCGCGGAACTTGCCGTGGCTCCCGCGACCATTGACTACTTCGCCACCTCCCTGCCCACCATGTTGCTGTTCAACGAGGACCCGCAGGAAGGCCGCGACCGCCTGGTCGCCCGGCTGCGGGAGCAGCTCGGTGACTTGTGCGGCCAGCCCGCATGA
- a CDS encoding cupredoxin domain-containing protein → MSMTNNRRRVILTLVSAATIFGASACGSAGTGTNTSAAPPAAMAPSSASMGPDMSGAPTASVTATTGTAADAVIQIKSFAYTGPDSVSAGSKVTVTNLDSQAHTLTADDGSFNAVVEPGASVTFTAPTKPGSYTYHCNYHGSMHGTLTVK, encoded by the coding sequence ATGTCAATGACAAATAACCGCCGGCGCGTAATTCTCACCCTGGTCTCCGCCGCAACGATCTTCGGGGCCAGCGCCTGCGGGAGCGCCGGTACGGGAACCAACACTTCGGCCGCCCCTCCGGCTGCCATGGCGCCGTCCTCCGCATCGATGGGTCCGGACATGAGTGGGGCCCCGACAGCGTCCGTGACGGCGACCACTGGGACCGCAGCCGATGCGGTCATCCAAATCAAGTCCTTTGCCTACACCGGCCCGGACAGTGTTTCGGCCGGTTCAAAAGTCACCGTAACGAACCTGGACTCCCAGGCCCACACGCTGACGGCCGACGACGGTTCCTTCAACGCCGTCGTCGAACCCGGCGCAAGCGTCACGTTTACCGCCCCGACAAAACCAGGCTCGTACACCTACCACTGCAACTACCACGGCAGCATGCACGGGACATTGACAGTCAAATAA
- a CDS encoding carbohydrate ABC transporter permease: protein MSKLSVSPRAGAAPVPPAGGGTHPKPRRALKLRVFGRNPIGWILSAPYLVFVLAIFAYPIGYAVYMSFFDYFFAAPGAQVDRPFIGLQNYVQLFSDPAVLQSFANVGVFLLINVPLTVVLSLLLATALNSVVRFATFFRVSFYVPYVTASVAVVGVWLFLFSGSGLVNHLLGPLAPSPSWLISSAWAMPTIALFVTWKQLGFYILLYLAALQNVPKELYESAATDGAGKIRSFFSITVPSVRPATVLVLLLSTVVGANLFTEPYLLTGGGGPNGASTSPVLIMYQQGIEQGHPGYASAIGIVLVIGVLIVAFIQNRFAGGKKS from the coding sequence ATGTCGAAACTATCCGTCTCGCCCAGGGCGGGAGCCGCCCCCGTGCCGCCCGCCGGGGGCGGGACCCACCCGAAACCACGGCGCGCCCTGAAGCTGCGGGTCTTCGGCCGGAATCCCATCGGCTGGATCCTGAGCGCACCCTATCTGGTGTTCGTGCTGGCCATCTTCGCCTATCCCATCGGATACGCGGTCTACATGTCCTTCTTCGACTACTTCTTCGCAGCCCCAGGTGCCCAGGTCGACCGTCCCTTCATCGGCCTGCAAAACTATGTACAACTCTTCTCCGACCCGGCCGTGCTGCAGTCGTTCGCGAACGTCGGGGTCTTCCTGCTCATCAACGTCCCGCTAACCGTGGTGCTCTCGCTCCTGCTGGCCACCGCGCTGAACAGCGTGGTCAGGTTCGCCACGTTCTTCCGGGTCAGCTTCTACGTCCCCTACGTCACGGCGAGCGTCGCCGTCGTCGGCGTCTGGCTTTTCCTCTTCAGCGGCTCCGGACTCGTCAACCACCTGCTGGGACCCCTGGCTCCGAGCCCGTCCTGGCTCATCAGTTCCGCCTGGGCCATGCCCACCATTGCCCTGTTCGTCACCTGGAAACAGCTTGGCTTTTACATCCTGCTCTACCTGGCGGCACTGCAAAACGTTCCCAAGGAACTCTACGAATCCGCCGCCACCGACGGTGCCGGAAAGATTCGCTCCTTCTTCTCCATCACCGTCCCGAGCGTCCGGCCGGCAACCGTCCTGGTCCTGCTCCTCTCCACCGTGGTCGGCGCCAACCTCTTCACCGAGCCCTACCTGCTCACTGGAGGCGGCGGGCCCAACGGCGCCTCGACATCACCCGTCCTGATCATGTACCAGCAGGGCATCGAACAGGGGCACCCGGGCTACGCGTCCGCCATCGGGATTGTCCTGGTCATCGGCGTGCTCATCGTGGCCTTTATCCAAAATCGCTTTGCCGGAGGGAAGAAATCATGA
- a CDS encoding LacI family DNA-binding transcriptional regulator, translated as MLRRPTIADVAVAAGVSKGLVSLALNDRPGVAAETKDRIRQAAESIGWRANASARGLSNRRAYALGLVVRRDPRIIEADPFFPAFIAGIEAALAHKAQVLVLTVVPDAEAEQEAYRMLAGDNRVDGFFLTDLLKDDYRIALVEELGVWAVTLGIPDIRSPFPAISRDYDTGIAELTSYLISLGHQRIAHVAGDERMLHGMHRRDQYSAVMRQEGFDPVVVPTDFSAEQGAEATRYLLDLHERPTAIIFANDPMAIAGMSVAQERGLKLPTDLSISGMDGSEIGKYVFPSLTTLKNDPAEWGRTASLTLLKLIDDGEAPNAELPAAELVIRGSTAPAVHPAENIKA; from the coding sequence ATGCTGCGCAGACCAACTATTGCCGATGTTGCCGTCGCGGCGGGAGTCAGCAAGGGCCTGGTATCGCTTGCGCTTAACGACCGGCCCGGCGTGGCTGCCGAAACCAAGGACAGGATCCGCCAGGCCGCTGAAAGCATCGGCTGGCGGGCCAACGCAAGCGCACGCGGCCTCTCCAACCGCAGGGCCTACGCATTGGGACTCGTGGTGCGACGCGACCCCAGGATCATCGAGGCGGACCCCTTCTTTCCGGCGTTCATCGCCGGCATCGAAGCCGCTTTGGCCCACAAGGCCCAGGTCCTGGTGCTCACCGTCGTCCCGGACGCCGAGGCGGAGCAGGAGGCCTACCGCATGCTTGCCGGGGACAACCGCGTCGATGGATTCTTCCTGACCGACCTGCTCAAGGACGATTACCGCATCGCGCTGGTTGAGGAGTTGGGAGTTTGGGCGGTCACGTTGGGCATCCCAGACATTCGCAGCCCCTTCCCGGCGATCAGCCGTGACTACGACACCGGCATCGCCGAACTCACCAGCTACCTCATTTCACTCGGCCACCAGCGGATAGCGCATGTGGCCGGCGACGAAAGGATGCTCCATGGAATGCATCGGCGCGACCAATACTCCGCCGTCATGCGACAGGAAGGATTCGACCCGGTGGTGGTCCCCACCGACTTCTCCGCCGAACAGGGCGCCGAAGCCACGCGATACCTGCTGGACCTGCACGAACGGCCGACGGCGATCATCTTCGCCAACGACCCCATGGCCATAGCCGGCATGTCAGTGGCCCAAGAGCGGGGCCTGAAACTGCCGACGGATTTGTCCATCAGTGGAATGGACGGGTCGGAAATCGGAAAGTACGTGTTTCCGTCACTGACCACCCTCAAGAACGACCCCGCCGAATGGGGCCGCACGGCATCGCTCACATTGTTGAAGCTGATTGACGACGGCGAGGCGCCCAACGCCGAACTTCCCGCCGCCGAATTGGTCATCAGGGGGTCCACCGCGCCTGCGGTTCACCCCGCAGAGAACATCAAAGCTTGA
- a CDS encoding extracellular solute-binding protein, whose amino-acid sequence MMQRSKILAGTAIAAALALSLAACGGGSPNAAAAMTAHGPITIWYSNNAQEVAWGKSMVSEWNAAHKSEQITGQEVPAGKTTEEVIGAAITAGTTPCLVFNNLPAATGQFEKQGGLVDLSKFSGANAYIEARSGTSAAQYKSPNGDFFQMPWKSNPVMIFYNKAIFKKAGLDPNNPKLSTYAEFLAAAQKIKSSGAAPYAIYPAPTSEFFQPNFDFLPLYAAATGGKGLVANGKATIAGPAGAEVANFWKTIYADGLAGKEQAQGDSFATGQAAMAIVGPWAISVYKGAVNWGSVPVPTPAGTPASKTWTFPDAKNVGMYSSCKNQGTAWDVMKFATSKEQDGKLLQATGQMPIRTNLQTTYASYFAANPAYKTFANQSERTVDDPTGPNTIAELQALRDAYSKAVITGQGSVESALQDAANKINTQAAGN is encoded by the coding sequence ATGATGCAACGAAGCAAAATCCTCGCCGGAACGGCCATCGCCGCCGCATTGGCACTCTCGCTGGCAGCATGCGGAGGCGGCAGCCCCAATGCCGCAGCCGCTATGACCGCCCACGGCCCCATCACCATTTGGTACTCCAACAACGCCCAGGAGGTCGCCTGGGGCAAGTCAATGGTGAGCGAATGGAACGCCGCCCACAAGTCTGAACAGATCACCGGCCAGGAGGTTCCGGCCGGGAAGACCACGGAGGAAGTGATCGGTGCGGCAATTACCGCAGGGACCACGCCCTGCCTGGTGTTCAACAACCTGCCGGCCGCCACCGGTCAGTTCGAAAAGCAGGGAGGGCTGGTTGACCTGTCCAAGTTCTCCGGCGCGAACGCCTATATCGAAGCCCGCAGCGGCACCTCGGCGGCACAGTACAAATCTCCCAATGGTGACTTCTTCCAGATGCCGTGGAAGTCCAACCCGGTCATGATCTTCTACAACAAGGCCATCTTCAAGAAGGCCGGCCTTGATCCGAACAACCCCAAATTGTCCACCTACGCCGAATTCCTTGCTGCAGCCCAGAAGATCAAGTCCAGCGGTGCCGCACCCTACGCCATCTACCCGGCACCGACGAGCGAATTCTTCCAGCCCAACTTTGACTTCCTGCCGTTGTACGCGGCAGCAACCGGCGGGAAGGGGCTTGTCGCCAACGGCAAGGCAACCATCGCCGGCCCGGCAGGCGCTGAAGTGGCGAACTTCTGGAAGACGATCTACGCCGACGGACTCGCCGGCAAGGAACAAGCCCAAGGTGACTCCTTCGCCACTGGCCAGGCCGCCATGGCCATTGTTGGACCATGGGCCATCTCGGTCTACAAGGGTGCCGTCAACTGGGGATCAGTGCCTGTCCCGACCCCGGCCGGCACCCCGGCCAGCAAGACCTGGACGTTCCCGGACGCCAAGAATGTGGGCATGTACAGCTCCTGCAAGAACCAGGGCACCGCATGGGATGTCATGAAATTCGCCACCAGCAAGGAGCAGGACGGGAAACTGCTCCAGGCAACCGGACAGATGCCCATCAGGACCAATCTGCAAACCACGTATGCGAGCTATTTTGCGGCCAACCCGGCGTACAAGACCTTCGCAAATCAGTCAGAACGTACGGTTGACGACCCCACGGGCCCCAACACGATCGCCGAGCTCCAGGCCCTCCGCGACGCCTACTCCAAGGCCGTGATCACCGGCCAGGGCAGCGTTGAATCCGCGTTGCAGGATGCGGCGAACAAGATCAACACGCAAGCCGCAGGGAACTGA
- a CDS encoding ABC transporter permease subunit has translation MSPQPTNRPATSYDDGATRRTLKVPRLRRRRGQLELTRGQSVLQGVVLGIGAIVFLFPFYYMLIGSLQKSPDTSIAGAFPNPANLTGSNYATINSGINLFTGLLNSGIFTGGVVLCTVVFGVLVGYALAVLQWRGRGVTFGLALLVQIVPFQLLTIPLYVLIARDYGLADNYLGMILPFAINSTAVIIFRQYFLQVPRELFDAARIDGAGEVKLLLRIALPLVRPALVTVILITFIGPWNEFLWPFLITKNASMQPLAVSLANYISNVANSTANPFGAILAGAVVLAAPVVLIFIAFQRYFISTDIGAAVKG, from the coding sequence ATGAGCCCGCAGCCAACGAATCGGCCCGCCACAAGCTACGACGACGGCGCCACTCGCCGAACGCTGAAAGTGCCGCGCCTGCGCCGTCGCCGGGGACAGTTGGAACTGACCCGCGGCCAGTCCGTCCTGCAGGGCGTAGTCCTGGGGATCGGCGCCATCGTGTTCCTGTTTCCGTTCTACTACATGCTGATCGGGTCCCTGCAAAAATCGCCCGACACCTCCATCGCCGGCGCATTTCCCAACCCGGCCAACCTCACCGGCAGCAACTACGCCACCATCAACTCCGGCATCAACCTGTTCACCGGGCTGTTGAACTCCGGCATCTTCACGGGTGGCGTGGTGCTGTGCACCGTGGTCTTCGGCGTGCTGGTTGGCTACGCCCTCGCGGTCCTGCAATGGCGGGGCCGGGGTGTGACGTTCGGTCTGGCCCTGCTGGTGCAGATTGTGCCCTTCCAGTTGCTGACCATTCCCCTGTACGTGCTGATCGCCCGCGACTACGGCCTGGCGGACAACTATCTGGGCATGATCCTGCCATTCGCGATCAATTCGACCGCGGTGATCATTTTCCGCCAGTACTTCCTGCAAGTGCCGCGGGAGTTGTTTGATGCGGCTCGGATCGACGGCGCCGGCGAGGTGAAACTGTTGCTGCGCATCGCGCTGCCGCTGGTCCGGCCGGCCCTGGTGACGGTCATCCTCATTACCTTCATCGGTCCGTGGAACGAGTTCCTGTGGCCGTTCCTGATCACCAAGAACGCCAGTATGCAGCCCCTGGCAGTTTCCCTGGCCAACTACATCAGCAACGTGGCAAATTCCACCGCCAACCCCTTCGGCGCCATCCTGGCCGGAGCCGTGGTCCTGGCAGCGCCGGTCGTGCTGATCTTCATCGCCTTCCAGAGGTACTTCATCTCCACCGACATCGGTGCCGCAGTCAAAGGATAG